From the genome of Coriobacteriia bacterium:
GAGCTCGTCGATGACCTGCGCGAACGTCACCTGCTTGCCGCTGACCGACGCCATGGCGGCGCCGCTCGCCACGAAGAGGTGGGCGTTCGTGGGGCAGATCATGTGCTCGTCGTCGAGCTCGAGCGTGATGCGGAAGCGCTTGCGCAGCTCGGAGAGGTACTGCAGCGGGCCACCGAGGAAGGCGACGTAGCCGCGGATGGGACGGCCGCACGCCAGGCCGGAGATCGTCTGCGTCACGACGGACTGGAAGATGGAAGCCGCAACGTCAGCGGGTTGGGCGCCCTCGTTGAGCAGCGGCTGGACGTCGGTCTTGGCGAACACGCCGCAGCGGCTCGCGATGGGGTAGATCGTCGTCGCCTTGCGCGCGAGGTCGTTGAGGCCGGAGGCGTCCGTGTGCAGCAGGCTCGCCATCTGGTCGATGAACGCGCCCGTGCCGCCGGCGCACGTACCGTTCATGCGCTGCTCGATGCCGTTGTCGAAGTAGATGATCTTCGCGTCCTCGCCGCCGAGCTCGATGGCGACGTCCGTCTGCGGCGCGAACTTCTTGACGGCCGTCTTGGAGGCGATGACCTCCTGGACGAACTCCAGGCCGAGCCACGTCGAGAGCAGCAGGCCGCCCGAACCCGTGATGGCCACCGTGAGGGGCGCGTCGCCGAACACGCGCTGCGCCTCGCGGAACAGCGCCTTGGCCGTCGCACGTACGTCGGTGTGGTGGCGCTGGTAACTGGCGTAGACGAGCGCGTCGTCGTCATCGAGCACGGCGAGCTTCACCGTCGTCGAGCCCACGTCGATGCCCAGGCGCAGGTGCTTGCCGCTCCAGTCGAGCCCCACGCCAGGCGTCACCTCGACGGACGTGCGCGCCTGGGCCTGCGCCTCGGCGTCGCTTTCGCTCTGGGCCTGATCGCGCATGCTGGCAAGCTCCGGGTCGGTCGCGCAGGCAGACGCACCGCTCGTGCCGCAGCCAGCGCCCACCACGGCGTCGGCGAAGGCATCGAGAATGCTCGCGCGCTCGGCGTCACCCATGGCGCCGCCCGCCACGACCTTGGCGCGTGCCTGCTTATCGTTGGACTCAGCGCTCATCGCTTGCTCTCCCTCTCGCCTGCGCCGCTCAGACGCATCCCCATCAACAGCTGGCCATACATCGGCAGATCGACGTCCATGGAGCGCCCATACAAATCGCCGGGGCGCACAAACGCCAGCACAGTCATCATGCGCGCCATGACGTCGACGCCCTCCCGCATGCCGCCCTCGAGCCAGCGTTGCACGACGCCGACCTCGGCCGATACGACAAACGTTAGGTAGTAGTCGAAGAACGGGCCGAGCGCCCGCGCGTCCAGGCCGTCAAGCGCGCGATCCGTCACCGTTTCCCGCGCGATGTCCTTTATCTTCTCGACAAGCGCGGGGTCGCCGCCCGGACCGAGCATGGCACCCATGTAGTCACCGTTGTCGCGCACAAACTCCAGCAGCTCAACGGAGCCCGGACACGGGCCCAGGCGGGACAGGCTGTCACGCAGATCGTCCAAGTTTGCCTGCGCGATGCGAAATATGTGGTCGGCCAAACCTTCCAACAGCTCCGCCTCGCTGCGCTCAACGAGATCAGCTATGTCGCGATAGTGCGAGTAAAACGTGCGCCGCGTCACATCAGCGCGCTCAGCGATGGCCGTCACAGCGACGCGATCCAGGCCGCCGCACGCCCGGATCTCCGCAGCAAGCGCGTCGCGCAGCGCACGCCTCGTGCGGGCCGTGCGACGGTCTTCGCGTGGCGCCATCCCATGCTGCGCGCGAGCGCCCGAGACAGCGCACACCGTGTTGTTCTGTATCACCAACCGTTCCCTTCGCCCGATATGTCGAACCTGATGTCGGCGATATGTTACCCGCTTCGACCCACATTTCTATACACAATGAGAAGTTTTGCTCGCAGCGCGCAATAACCGCTCATGCCCACGGCACCAGCGCGTCCGAAGGCTCCACCGCAGCAACCTCATCCTTGTCATGCGAAGCAAAGACCTCGCGACCGTTCTTCCCGACGATCCGCCGATAGGCGCTGTTTAGCTCTTCCGACGGCTCGATGCCCTGCTCGCCCCGCAGATGCTCTGCCAGCCTCAGGTACTCGTCCGCAGCCGCTCCTCGACACGACAGCGCCTCAAGCGCCCGCATCGTCGCCAGGCCAACATCCTCCCGATAAGGATCGGCACGCTTGCCCGCCCGAGCAAACCACAGAGCCAGCTGGGCGTTGCCCGCCTTGTACGCGACGCCGGACGCGTACGCCATGCAGTCGACGTACAGTTGCGCGAGTGCACTGGATCGCAGGCGCCCCTCCTCTCCGAGGCAGTCCACCGTAAGGTCAAGTCCCGCACCGTAGAGCTCCTCGATATGCGAACACGCCTCAAGAGCGTCATGGGCAGGCATCGCGTCACGCCGCGCGAGCACGCTGCGCGCCGCCCGCTCAAATGCGAGCACGTCCACATCGATGAGCTCAAGGTTCAGGCGCACGGCATCTCCGACAGTCAAGATGAAGGCAGGACCGCCGTGCTTTTGGCCCAACGCGCCGCGCAGCGTCGTAAGAGCAGCATAGAGGCCCTGTCGCGACGTCTCGTATCCCATGCCTGGCCACAGCATGCGCGCGATGCGCTCGCGCGTCAGTGCCCGCTCGGGAAAGAGCGCCAGGTGCGCAAGCAGCCAGCGCGCCTTCTGGCGCCCCCACTCCTCGTCTCCGATGCAATGGCCGTTGCGCATCACGCGCATGCCGCCAAAGAGCCTCACGACAAGCGGGGCGCCGTCCCCATGCGACGCGAACGACACGCCCGCACCGCCCACCGTCGCCGTCTCGGCAACGGCGGGGCTGCCCGTGGCGAGCCCCCGGGAAAGCCCGGCTGGCAGAAGGCTCGCAATGGCCTCGCGCTTCGCACCGGCGCAGCGGGCGGCAAGCCACGCCAGCCTCATGACGTGCGGTCGCGATGTCCGTGCTATGCCCTCAAAGATATCCCGCGCTTCCTGCGCGTCCCCGCAGATCGCCTCCAGCA
Proteins encoded in this window:
- a CDS encoding TetR/AcrR family transcriptional regulator gives rise to the protein MAPREDRRTARTRRALRDALAAEIRACGGLDRVAVTAIAERADVTRRTFYSHYRDIADLVERSEAELLEGLADHIFRIAQANLDDLRDSLSRLGPCPGSVELLEFVRDNGDYMGAMLGPGGDPALVEKIKDIARETVTDRALDGLDARALGPFFDYYLTFVVSAEVGVVQRWLEGGMREGVDVMARMMTVLAFVRPGDLYGRSMDVDLPMYGQLLMGMRLSGAGERESKR